A genome region from Alistipes dispar includes the following:
- a CDS encoding BACON domain-containing protein, with translation MKRLNQLLRILLPSGVLALCAAGCTTDGVDDSRSGRPGAVELVLGVSVSGDKALSRAMTAGQESEVAELTALVFGADDDGYRYTAKTQVKGPGEYRILLERPVGSGKERLYLVLLANLDEETRKLLPSSSDVGVSGGTLLERIVSVCEDRWPAQNAQGEELRPIPMWAQSGAFEIDRDTEEADVKLAPVSLLRALARLDLKIDDTALDGSGMTFTPTAFFVCNARTSGRVSPDPAVFDASGRRVTAPTVPSGSASGRFAYAFPEGSGELVRTIYLFEAPADDPVYGILEGVFSAPTLPDPVPCYYYVGFRGKDDADTSPVLRNHRYTLVVPVKGPGAVSEEDALKGTPVEDVALSAVPWTEDYTDDDSSMDLKDRKVPVVLRLKVQSPSVVPVKTRAADAASAGMHVSVLQYFSDGQDWVLRAVTSSLLAVYDPAKDEYVCRTELIRSDSEREQRIAVFAADANSDPQSESVDGANPQTHPSIGRLFEAYSVGSTVSEGTYTSSGISAARSHLTEGDTIGVNMVRALARIDFGVGMETDPAKNPDYTTATGKIASGSFEVTSVSLYNAYSRSALFPELGHAAAIEEFRKGRVSRPAQPAWRKSKPGYFLRQPVPFSYADNLSLGNHVGESPLVAYGDPAPIGADSVCESYLIVEGRYTEANLDGTSTNYRKSYYRIDFVCDGKPVPLLRNHRYIVNVVAVSGPGAARPEDATSENLTAEITVDDQNSAMDIVTDGHYYLGLNPRMLFFNGLGYPTETQYEGDLSTDAPAWTAALSEDYPKNWSSKYVLVDPSGGAGKNRRFVRVNDGTQDGRLPELVSDARHATVRVTAGNLADSLTIIQSPVTAEDFRLYVEPASCACYETEVPVRAYIDSRFASMAWSAGSFWPSGSAVPGHSYYLGETSGVFDGGIQGSGPQQGKAFREVKGRFNTYNNTANDIVVGAKFSLTGYTHAAVSGSALVTQHAAEKTPLRVKVTYRVRYTAVNPSTGTSYYGSETNGSSAIYSVASGSATQTIEFPNEPDLVYYSDVNRWGNNFTRGAVIQLAPDCEIPEADISMTSGAGAVSAYAFSAYTDLGQFLSSDKFMFVPSGVTENKTITKSQSNWYYLLVPEMTYLKADASATVTVSTKCGQSLKLVFSRKKAVPALEAVPAEFTVPNTKGSDRIAVRVSPKHMGWTVSSDASWLTATPAKGYYSPDPWSVQINYEANTGGDRTGHLTFRHQDGTVSKIVTVHQTTGVQSLSVSPASLSFVPKGGSQQIQVTTENGGGWKVQSKPDWITLTPAGGSGGKVTVACAKNSLKNDDPSAVRKGEIVLVHTKNAKIVRKIAVSQPHYYFKVEGQIPAWVSADGGSYAFTITTRGTTWSQTATSGGWLSDLSPSKGGDETSSLVRTSVTYKVQPNRGSADEFSAPHRQGYYNITWPGLYVISYYVDQYAWTGDPGIMIMSPVYPTQANTCPPGYRMPRYGGPRTYDYTERLKNGLIVAGLDTYPGYCRFYTYPETDEHSKWYNNMKPVWFQPMGEYSSYPYFLVGVKARYGDSWTIPDTFGGINAPSESGLFYPWHTLMAFRVCLKKSVWGN, from the coding sequence ATGAAACGATTGAATCAGTTGTTGCGAATCCTTTTGCCGTCGGGCGTGCTTGCGCTCTGCGCGGCAGGATGTACGACCGACGGGGTCGATGACTCCCGCTCCGGACGTCCCGGGGCCGTGGAACTGGTGCTCGGAGTCTCCGTTTCGGGCGACAAGGCGCTTTCGCGGGCCATGACCGCGGGGCAGGAGAGCGAGGTGGCGGAACTGACCGCGCTGGTTTTCGGTGCCGATGACGACGGGTATCGCTACACGGCGAAAACCCAGGTGAAAGGCCCCGGCGAATACCGCATCCTGCTGGAACGTCCGGTCGGATCGGGCAAGGAGCGGTTGTATCTGGTGCTGCTGGCCAATTTGGACGAGGAGACGCGGAAGCTGTTGCCCTCTTCTTCCGATGTAGGCGTGTCGGGCGGGACGCTGCTCGAGCGGATCGTATCCGTCTGCGAGGACCGGTGGCCCGCGCAGAACGCGCAGGGCGAGGAGCTGCGCCCGATTCCCATGTGGGCGCAGTCCGGGGCCTTCGAGATCGACCGGGATACGGAGGAGGCCGACGTGAAGCTCGCTCCCGTCTCCCTGCTGCGTGCGCTGGCGCGTCTCGACCTGAAGATCGACGATACGGCGCTCGACGGGAGCGGCATGACGTTCACGCCGACCGCCTTCTTCGTCTGCAATGCCCGGACCTCGGGCCGCGTGTCGCCCGACCCGGCGGTGTTCGACGCATCGGGCAGGCGGGTCACGGCGCCTACGGTTCCGTCCGGCAGCGCGTCCGGCCGGTTCGCCTATGCCTTTCCGGAAGGTTCGGGGGAGCTCGTGCGGACGATTTACCTCTTCGAAGCCCCTGCCGACGATCCGGTGTACGGGATTCTCGAAGGCGTGTTCTCCGCGCCGACCCTTCCGGATCCGGTTCCGTGCTACTATTATGTCGGGTTTCGCGGCAAGGACGACGCGGATACGTCTCCCGTGCTGCGCAACCACCGCTATACGCTCGTCGTACCCGTGAAGGGACCCGGTGCGGTGTCGGAGGAGGATGCGTTGAAGGGAACGCCCGTGGAGGACGTCGCGCTTTCGGCCGTTCCCTGGACCGAAGACTACACCGATGACGATTCGTCGATGGATCTCAAGGACCGGAAGGTTCCTGTCGTGCTCCGTCTGAAGGTGCAGTCCCCTTCGGTCGTCCCGGTGAAGACCCGGGCGGCCGACGCCGCCTCCGCGGGGATGCACGTCTCGGTACTGCAATATTTTTCGGACGGGCAGGACTGGGTGCTGCGGGCCGTGACGTCTTCCCTGCTGGCCGTGTACGATCCGGCGAAGGACGAGTATGTGTGCAGGACCGAACTGATTCGCTCCGATTCCGAACGCGAACAGCGGATCGCGGTCTTTGCGGCGGATGCGAACTCGGACCCGCAGTCCGAGTCCGTCGATGGGGCGAATCCCCAGACGCATCCGTCGATCGGCCGGCTGTTCGAAGCGTACAGCGTCGGCAGCACGGTTTCCGAGGGAACCTATACCTCGTCGGGAATTTCGGCGGCCCGTTCCCATCTGACCGAGGGCGATACGATCGGCGTGAACATGGTGCGGGCTCTGGCGCGCATCGACTTCGGGGTGGGCATGGAGACCGACCCGGCGAAGAATCCGGATTATACGACCGCGACGGGAAAGATCGCCTCGGGTTCGTTCGAGGTGACGAGCGTGTCGCTTTACAATGCCTATAGCCGTTCGGCGCTCTTCCCCGAACTGGGGCATGCCGCGGCGATCGAGGAGTTCCGCAAGGGTCGTGTGTCGCGGCCTGCGCAGCCGGCGTGGAGAAAGAGCAAGCCCGGCTATTTCCTCCGGCAGCCCGTTCCCTTCTCCTATGCCGACAACCTGTCGCTCGGGAACCATGTCGGGGAGTCGCCTCTCGTGGCCTACGGCGATCCGGCTCCGATCGGGGCGGATTCGGTCTGCGAATCGTATCTGATCGTCGAGGGCCGGTACACGGAGGCCAATCTGGACGGGACCTCCACGAATTACCGCAAATCCTATTACCGGATCGACTTCGTGTGCGACGGGAAGCCAGTGCCGCTGTTGCGCAACCATCGCTATATCGTCAATGTCGTCGCCGTGAGCGGTCCGGGAGCCGCCCGGCCGGAGGACGCCACCTCCGAGAACCTGACGGCCGAGATCACGGTCGATGACCAGAATTCGGCCATGGACATCGTCACCGACGGACACTATTATCTGGGTCTGAATCCGCGTATGCTCTTTTTCAACGGGTTGGGTTATCCGACCGAGACCCAGTACGAGGGCGACCTTTCGACCGATGCTCCGGCATGGACCGCGGCGCTTTCGGAGGACTATCCGAAGAACTGGAGCTCGAAGTACGTACTTGTCGATCCTTCGGGTGGGGCCGGAAAGAATCGGCGGTTCGTCCGGGTGAACGACGGTACGCAGGACGGCCGGCTGCCCGAGCTCGTGTCGGATGCGCGTCATGCGACGGTCCGGGTGACGGCCGGCAACCTCGCGGATTCGCTGACGATCATCCAGTCGCCTGTGACGGCCGAGGATTTCCGTTTGTACGTCGAACCGGCGTCGTGCGCTTGCTACGAAACGGAAGTACCCGTGCGGGCCTATATCGACTCCCGGTTCGCTTCGATGGCATGGAGTGCCGGGAGCTTCTGGCCTTCGGGAAGCGCCGTTCCGGGGCATTCGTATTATCTCGGCGAGACGTCGGGCGTGTTCGACGGCGGCATTCAGGGCAGCGGTCCGCAGCAGGGGAAGGCGTTCCGCGAAGTGAAGGGGCGGTTCAACACGTATAATAATACGGCGAACGACATCGTGGTCGGTGCGAAATTTTCCCTGACCGGATACACCCATGCCGCCGTATCGGGTTCCGCACTGGTTACGCAGCATGCGGCGGAGAAGACGCCGCTGCGTGTGAAGGTCACCTACCGGGTGCGTTATACTGCGGTGAATCCATCGACGGGTACGTCTTATTACGGTTCCGAGACGAACGGTTCTTCGGCGATCTATTCGGTCGCATCCGGTTCGGCGACGCAGACGATCGAATTTCCGAACGAGCCCGATCTGGTTTATTATTCGGATGTTAACAGATGGGGTAATAATTTCACACGGGGTGCGGTGATTCAGCTCGCACCCGACTGCGAAATTCCGGAGGCGGATATTTCGATGACGTCGGGTGCCGGTGCGGTTTCGGCTTACGCATTCAGTGCCTATACGGATTTAGGTCAGTTTCTGTCCAGCGATAAGTTCATGTTCGTCCCTTCCGGGGTCACCGAGAACAAGACGATCACCAAGAGCCAAAGCAACTGGTATTACTTGCTGGTTCCGGAGATGACCTACCTGAAGGCCGATGCGAGCGCTACGGTCACCGTTTCCACGAAGTGCGGCCAGTCGCTCAAACTGGTGTTTTCCCGCAAGAAGGCCGTCCCGGCGCTGGAGGCCGTGCCTGCGGAGTTCACCGTTCCCAATACGAAGGGGTCGGACCGGATCGCGGTCCGGGTCTCGCCCAAACACATGGGCTGGACGGTGTCGAGCGATGCGTCGTGGCTTACCGCAACGCCCGCCAAAGGGTATTACAGCCCAGACCCGTGGAGCGTGCAGATCAATTATGAGGCCAATACCGGAGGCGACCGGACCGGGCATCTCACGTTCAGACACCAGGACGGAACGGTCTCCAAAATCGTCACCGTACATCAGACTACGGGTGTCCAGTCGCTGTCGGTTTCCCCCGCATCGCTGTCGTTCGTCCCGAAGGGCGGTTCGCAGCAGATCCAGGTGACGACCGAGAACGGCGGCGGCTGGAAGGTGCAGTCGAAGCCCGATTGGATCACCCTGACGCCGGCGGGCGGCTCCGGCGGCAAGGTGACGGTCGCGTGTGCGAAAAATTCGCTCAAAAACGACGATCCTTCGGCTGTCCGGAAGGGAGAGATCGTGCTCGTGCATACGAAGAATGCGAAAATCGTCCGCAAGATCGCCGTTTCGCAGCCTCATTATTATTTCAAGGTCGAAGGTCAGATTCCGGCTTGGGTCTCGGCCGACGGCGGTTCCTATGCGTTTACGATCACGACCCGCGGAACGACATGGAGTCAGACGGCGACTTCCGGCGGCTGGCTTTCCGATCTTTCGCCCTCGAAAGGCGGCGACGAGACGAGCAGTCTGGTGCGTACGTCCGTTACGTACAAGGTGCAGCCGAACCGCGGCTCGGCCGACGAGTTTTCGGCCCCGCATCGGCAGGGATACTACAATATCACGTGGCCCGGCCTTTATGTGATTTCCTATTACGTGGACCAGTATGCCTGGACGGGCGATCCCGGCATCATGATCATGTCGCCGGTCTATCCGACGCAGGCCAACACCTGCCCGCCGGGCTACCGTATGCCCCGTTACGGAGGCCCCCGGACCTACGATTACACCGAGCGGCTGAAGAACGGCCTGATCGTCGCCGGACTGGATACCTATCCCGGATACTGCCGGTTCTACACCTATCCGGAGACCGACGAACATTCGAAATGGTACAATAACATGAAGCCCGTATGGTTTCAGCCCATGGGCGAGTACAGCAGCTATCCCTATTTCCTGGTGGGCGTGAAGGCCCGTTACGGGGATTCGTGGACGATACCCGATACCTTTGGAGGTATCAATGCTCCCAGCGAGAGCGGCTTATTCTATCCGTGGCACACGCTGATGGCTTTCCGGGTCTGTCTGAAAAAATCGGTATGGGGAAACTGA
- a CDS encoding DUF5106 domain-containing protein, with protein MKRFVKYMLGAAAAVIAAAALAVAVVTVGFYGGSSGGSEERASRPDSAAPYAGPRIPDVMADPAERASWFVERFWDGFDFRDTTQLRPERLDPAFGEFASAALYADPAVRDASLRRMLDSAARGGEAALERFASLAEEYFGSRDRSTRSEDALICAMEKLLAMPGTDSPLRDRYRFLLEMALRNRPGTLAADILFTDRRGVERRLSSVRAEYTVLLFYDPACESCRAVERWIAGSPVYGDCIDRGRLKVVAIYAGDDRRTWLDGLGELPRSWIAGYDPQLRIVRSLSYDTGGVPLLYLLDRDKRVVLKEPRVDELEMWLQRNAVK; from the coding sequence ATGAAACGGTTTGTCAAATACATGCTCGGAGCCGCGGCGGCGGTCATCGCCGCCGCCGCGCTCGCCGTAGCCGTCGTTACGGTCGGTTTCTACGGGGGATCTTCCGGCGGATCCGAAGAGCGGGCGTCGCGGCCGGATTCCGCGGCGCCGTATGCGGGGCCCCGCATTCCGGACGTGATGGCCGATCCCGCCGAGCGGGCGTCGTGGTTCGTCGAACGGTTCTGGGACGGATTCGATTTCCGCGATACGACGCAGTTGCGGCCGGAACGGCTCGATCCGGCCTTCGGGGAGTTCGCTTCGGCGGCCCTTTACGCCGATCCGGCGGTGCGCGACGCGAGCCTCCGGCGGATGCTGGACAGCGCGGCCCGGGGCGGGGAGGCGGCGTTGGAGCGGTTCGCCTCGCTCGCCGAGGAGTATTTCGGTTCGCGGGACCGGTCCACGCGTTCGGAGGATGCGCTGATCTGCGCGATGGAAAAGCTGCTGGCGATGCCCGGCACGGATTCGCCGCTGCGGGACCGTTACAGGTTTCTGCTGGAGATGGCGCTGCGCAACCGTCCCGGGACTCTGGCCGCCGATATTCTCTTTACGGACAGGCGGGGTGTCGAACGGCGGCTTTCGTCCGTGCGGGCGGAGTACACGGTGTTGCTCTTCTACGATCCGGCCTGCGAGAGCTGCCGGGCCGTGGAACGCTGGATCGCCGGGTCGCCCGTGTACGGTGACTGCATCGACCGGGGGCGGCTGAAGGTCGTGGCGATCTACGCCGGAGACGACCGCCGGACGTGGCTCGACGGGCTCGGGGAGCTGCCCCGGTCGTGGATCGCGGGATACGACCCGCAACTGCGGATCGTGCGGTCGTTGTCCTACGACACGGGCGGCGTGCCGCTGCTCTACCTGCTCGACCGCGACAAGCGGGTGGTGCTCAAGGAGCCGCGGGTGGACGAACTGGAGATGTGGTTGCAACGGAATGCGGTGAAATGA
- a CDS encoding clostripain-related cysteine peptidase — MIRTILLFLAALPLVSCIGEDAGDSAPEGPARTVLVWLGGDNDLTGEVAQKIEALRRGWRPTGGACLIYADSRRDGARLLRLRGGCAAAPEPYVETVAEYGPENSASAEVFGRVLRDVTAAYPADGYGLVFFSHGSGWLPAGTLRNAAGEAGSASASPASRSLGRDDSVPEGGSAEMELADFAGAIPDGALDFILFESCFSAGVEVAYALRHKARYLLVSSAEMLSPGFAPVYPTALPLLFDASRPTADALAAFGRAYMDYINTLDGAFRSATLSLVDTSYMDVLAARIRELLGNSSHRADISIGLQHFDRPGSYGDIPAVPRFFDFGQWAGRIAGDEVNAVFGEQMKRTVIWEESTERFLPSQNGFEIRCHSGLTVYVEQPELVKLNEYYRRTAWYGAVWGGN, encoded by the coding sequence ATGATACGGACGATTCTGCTTTTTCTGGCGGCTTTGCCGCTGGTCTCCTGCATCGGGGAGGATGCCGGCGATTCCGCGCCGGAGGGTCCGGCCCGGACGGTGCTGGTGTGGCTCGGGGGCGATAACGACCTGACGGGGGAGGTCGCGCAGAAGATCGAGGCGCTGCGTCGCGGATGGCGCCCGACGGGCGGCGCATGCCTGATCTATGCGGATTCGAGACGCGACGGCGCACGTCTGCTGCGCCTGCGGGGCGGCTGTGCGGCGGCGCCCGAGCCCTATGTCGAGACGGTCGCGGAATACGGTCCGGAAAACTCGGCTTCGGCGGAGGTTTTCGGGCGGGTTTTACGGGATGTGACGGCGGCGTATCCGGCCGATGGTTATGGATTGGTCTTTTTTTCTCATGGGAGCGGCTGGCTCCCGGCCGGAACGCTCCGCAATGCCGCAGGGGAGGCGGGATCTGCCTCTGCCTCCCCGGCATCCCGTTCTCTGGGACGCGACGACAGCGTGCCCGAAGGTGGCTCCGCGGAGATGGAACTCGCGGATTTCGCCGGGGCGATTCCGGACGGCGCACTGGATTTCATCCTCTTCGAGTCGTGCTTTTCGGCGGGCGTGGAGGTCGCCTATGCGCTGCGGCACAAGGCCCGCTACCTGCTGGTCTCGTCGGCCGAGATGCTCTCGCCGGGATTCGCTCCGGTCTATCCGACGGCCCTGCCGCTGCTTTTCGATGCGTCGCGTCCGACGGCCGATGCCCTCGCGGCTTTCGGCCGCGCCTACATGGATTACATAAACACGCTCGACGGCGCTTTCCGCTCTGCGACGCTGAGCCTTGTCGATACGTCATACATGGATGTCCTCGCTGCCCGGATACGGGAATTGCTCGGCAACTCTTCTCATAGGGCTGACATTTCAATCGGGTTGCAGCATTTCGACCGCCCGGGCAGCTACGGGGACATTCCCGCCGTACCGCGTTTCTTCGACTTCGGCCAGTGGGCCGGACGGATCGCGGGAGATGAAGTGAACGCCGTTTTCGGGGAGCAGATGAAACGCACGGTGATATGGGAGGAGAGTACGGAGCGTTTCCTGCCCTCGCAAAACGGTTTTGAAATCCGCTGCCATTCGGGCCTCACGGTCTATGTAGAGCAGCCGGAGCTTGTGAAACTCAACGAATATTACCGCCGGACGGCCTGGTACGGGGCCGTGTGGGGCGGCAACTGA
- a CDS encoding HU family DNA-binding protein: MNKRELVKAVAAESGFTGVEAARAANAMLRVIAQSLQRGERVSVPGFGAFSVRDRKGRTGHNPATGKAIRIEAKRVVKFKPGKALQFDAAPSGASKSVRKGVRR; this comes from the coding sequence ATGAACAAGAGAGAATTAGTGAAGGCCGTGGCCGCCGAGAGCGGATTCACCGGCGTCGAAGCCGCCAGGGCGGCGAATGCAATGCTTCGGGTCATCGCGCAGAGCCTGCAACGGGGCGAACGAGTCTCCGTACCCGGTTTCGGAGCCTTTTCGGTCCGCGACCGGAAGGGACGCACGGGACATAACCCCGCGACGGGCAAGGCGATCCGGATCGAGGCCAAACGGGTCGTGAAGTTCAAGCCCGGCAAGGCATTGCAGTTCGATGCGGCGCCTTCGGGCGCATCGAAATCCGTCCGGAAAGGCGTCCGCCGCTGA